Proteins encoded within one genomic window of Trichoderma asperellum chromosome 2, complete sequence:
- a CDS encoding uncharacterized protein (SECRETED:SignalP(1-20)) yields the protein MVNTTVLLNALLITATTVSAIAPLTAYPLGRFCDLSSPSTGSGSTASTFTWDTFTENECYSFNSNILSLQTGTIAEGCSATFYRDNFDCTGDSYVVDDADGGNCFGLGGDVFRSFKFFACGSQ from the exons ATGGTAAACACCACTGTGTTACTTAATGCACTGCTTATCACAGCTACTACTGTGTCTGCTAT CGCTCCTTTGACAGCGTATCCCTTGGGCCGATTCTGCGATCTCAGCAGCCCCAGCACCGGAAGTGGGTCTACTGCATCTACTTTCACCTGGGATACCTTCACAGAAAACGAATGTTATTCATTCAACTCCAACATCTTATCTCTTCAGACTGGTACCATTGCTGAGGGCTGCAGTGCAACTTTCTACCGCGACAATTTTGATTGCACAGGTGATTCCTACGTTGTTGATGACGCCGACGGTGGCAACTGCTTTGGTCTTGGAGGAGATGTCTTCAGGAGCTTTAAATTCTTTGCCTGTGGTTCACAATAA
- a CDS encoding uncharacterized protein (EggNog:ENOG41~TransMembrane:1 (n4-15c20/21o191-213i)~SECRETED:SignalP(1-20)), producing MRATTFTNAAVLALASQASAETIKIDVGANGLTFTPDSVTAKVHDILEFHFHPINHSVVMGDFANPCQPAKTGGFFSGFQPVSSGEADQVFQVTVNSTDPIFFYCSQNTFSHCISGMSGVVNANSSQTLDAYQKAAKSEKSASNPQEVFGGRLVTSGSSTTTSAAPAATTSCTVSSKSGGNGYKRSDTCSGAGSVSASIGIVGVFTLGMAILLS from the exons ATGCGTGCTACGACTTTCACTAACGCCGCCGTCCTCGCACTTGCTTCGCAGGCAAGTGCGGAGACGATTAAAATCGATGTTGGAGCAAATGGTCTCACCTTTACGCCTGACAGTGTAACGGCAAAAGTACACGACATTCTCGAGTTCCACTTCCACCCTATCAACCACAGCGTTGTAATGGGCGACTTTGCGAATCCAtgccagccagccaagaCTGGCGGATTCTTCTCCGGTTTTCAGCCTGTTTCCAGTGGAGAAGCT GACCAAGTTTTCCAAGTCACTGTCAACTCGACCGATccaatcttcttctactgTTCGCAAAACACCTTCTCCCACTGCATCAGTGGCATGAGCGGAGTAGTGAATGCCAACTCATCCCAAACGCTTGATGCATACCAGAAGGCCGCGAAAAGTGAAAAAAGTGCGTCGAACCCACAGGAAGTTTTTGGAGGACGACTTGTTACTTCGGGATCTTCAACCACAACATCCGCTGCCCCTGCTGCCACCACTTCATGCACCGTTAGCAGCAAAAGCGGCGGCAACGGCTACAAGCGCTCAGATACTTGCTCCGGAGCTGGCTCTGTTTCGGCTTCCATTGGCATCGTTGGTGTCTTTACTCTTGGCATGGCAATCTTGTTGTCTTAG
- a CDS encoding uncharacterized protein (SECRETED:SignalP(1-22)), protein MLAPSSILSVIVAATLLSGAVADNTLGGLNMQACCQEQYSNGSEQAITDGSGCNDWQCYNPNTGNVDGGINVSECCQVTYSNGAAYSGCSGGEYGWTCYAP, encoded by the coding sequence ATGCTCGCTCCCTCTAGTATCCTGAGCGTTATTGTTGCTGCCACCCTGCTATCCGGCGCAGTTGCAGACAATACTCTAGGCGGTCTCAATATGCAGGCATGTTGCCAAGAGCAATATTCCAACGGCTCAGAGCAAGCCATTACGGATGGTTCCGGCTGCAATGACTGGCAATGTTATAACCCAAACACCGGAAACGTTGACGGAGGTATCAACGTAAGCGAGTGTTGCCAAGTTACATACTCTAATGGCGCCGCCTACTCGGGGTGCAGCGGTGGTGAATATGGGTGGACTTGCTATGCGCcgtaa